A window from Psychrobium sp. MM17-31 encodes these proteins:
- the der gene encoding ribosome biogenesis GTPase Der produces MLPVVALVGRPNVGKSTLFNRLTRTRDALVADFPGLTRDRKYGQAQLGGYEFLLIDTGGIQGDEEGIDALMAEQSLQAIEEADVVLFLVDARDGIMVADEAIAHHLRQLDKTVYLVANKTDGVDIDSVTGDFYALSLGDVHPIAAAHGRGVQVLIETCLRPYAKEMGLLDVDEQKEDEWPEEEELTEETAEEQAKALQDQPIKLAIIGRPNVGKSTLTNRILGEERVVVYDMPGTTRDSIYIPMQRDEREYVIIDTAGIRRRKNVNEAVEKFSIIKTLRAVEDANVVLLVIDARENISDQDLSLLGFALNAGRSIVIAVNKWDGLDNDTKERIKSELDRRLGFVDFARIHFISALHGSGVGNLFESVNEAYVSATKRTSTSMLTKIMQMAVDDHNPPMFQGRRVKLRYAHAGGYNPPVIVIHGNQVKKLDSSYKRYLMNYFRRTLKIMGTPIKIEFRNSDNPFEGKKNKLTASQQRKRDRLVKFHKKR; encoded by the coding sequence ATGCTGCCAGTTGTGGCTTTAGTTGGTCGCCCAAATGTTGGTAAATCAACGCTATTTAATCGTTTAACACGAACCCGTGATGCACTTGTTGCAGACTTTCCGGGGCTAACTCGCGATCGTAAATACGGTCAAGCGCAACTAGGCGGTTATGAATTCCTACTTATCGACACTGGCGGTATCCAAGGTGACGAAGAGGGCATCGATGCACTGATGGCTGAGCAATCGCTACAAGCGATTGAAGAAGCAGATGTTGTATTATTCTTAGTAGATGCTCGCGACGGCATCATGGTAGCTGATGAAGCCATTGCTCACCACTTACGTCAATTAGATAAAACCGTTTACTTGGTGGCTAATAAAACCGACGGTGTGGATATCGATTCAGTAACTGGTGACTTCTACGCCTTGTCATTAGGTGATGTTCATCCAATTGCGGCAGCACACGGCCGTGGTGTTCAAGTACTTATCGAAACTTGTTTACGTCCTTACGCCAAAGAAATGGGCTTGTTAGACGTTGATGAGCAAAAAGAAGACGAGTGGCCGGAGGAAGAAGAACTCACCGAAGAGACAGCTGAAGAGCAAGCGAAAGCCCTGCAAGATCAGCCAATCAAACTTGCCATTATCGGTCGTCCAAATGTCGGTAAATCGACGCTAACAAACCGAATTCTGGGTGAAGAGCGCGTTGTTGTTTATGATATGCCGGGCACGACCCGCGATAGTATCTACATTCCAATGCAGCGCGATGAGCGTGAATATGTCATTATCGACACGGCGGGGATTCGCCGTCGTAAAAATGTTAATGAAGCAGTAGAGAAATTCTCTATCATCAAAACCCTCCGTGCAGTAGAAGACGCTAACGTAGTATTGCTAGTGATTGATGCGCGTGAAAACATCTCAGATCAAGATTTAAGCCTGCTAGGTTTTGCTCTAAATGCTGGTCGCTCAATCGTGATTGCCGTTAACAAATGGGACGGTTTAGACAACGATACTAAAGAGCGTATCAAATCAGAACTAGATCGCCGCTTAGGTTTCGTAGACTTCGCGCGTATCCACTTTATCTCAGCATTGCACGGCAGTGGTGTAGGTAACTTGTTTGAGTCGGTAAACGAAGCTTACGTTTCAGCAACCAAGCGTACATCGACGTCAATGCTGACTAAAATCATGCAAATGGCTGTGGACGATCACAACCCACCAATGTTCCAAGGTCGTCGTGTTAAGCTGCGTTACGCCCACGCTGGTGGCTACAACCCACCGGTAATCGTCATTCATGGTAACCAAGTTAAGAAGCTTGATTCATCATACAAGCGTTACCTGATGAACTACTTCCGCCGCACGTTAAAAATTATGGGCACACCAATTAAAATCGAGTTCCGTAACTCTGATAACCCATTTGAAGGTAAGAAGAACAAGCTTACCGCATCACAGCAACGCAAACGTGACCGCTTAGTGAAATTCCATAAAAAGCGTTAA
- the bamB gene encoding outer membrane protein assembly factor BamB, with protein MKQWSKSLVASVVLLGTLAGCSSNDDEIKIAPLPVIQPSVEVTVNWEHSVGDGTQDYFSKLAPIVAYGKVFASDRAGVVAAFDKETGEQVWEVEVEDQGSIFSFSSGVDAQLSGGISAGYEKIAIGAESGMLYLLDQATGELIWKVQADGEILSSPLLSDNKVIAAMGNGKIKAFDIADGKEVWTYQQDVPALTLRGISGLTESQGAAFFGLPNGKIGGVLVNDGRAIWEAIVTPQSGGNELASIIDVDSTPIALGETIFAVGYNGNLAAIEIRTGKVLWKRDYSAFKSMTLSGFNLYLTTAAGHVVAIDRRSGLEKWSQLGLENRGLTAPVIFDDYVAVVDFEGVLHLMSSETGEFVGQLEIDDDGHIAKPIVDGNLLYLQSKDGLLSAISIK; from the coding sequence ATGAAACAATGGTCTAAATCATTAGTTGCTAGCGTTGTGTTATTGGGGACATTAGCGGGTTGTTCGTCAAACGATGACGAAATTAAAATCGCGCCATTACCAGTAATTCAGCCAAGTGTTGAAGTTACCGTGAACTGGGAACACAGTGTTGGTGACGGTACGCAAGATTACTTTAGCAAACTGGCACCTATTGTTGCTTACGGCAAAGTATTTGCTAGTGATCGCGCTGGTGTTGTTGCCGCTTTTGACAAAGAAACTGGTGAACAAGTTTGGGAAGTTGAAGTAGAAGATCAAGGTTCAATCTTTAGCTTTTCATCAGGTGTTGATGCCCAATTATCTGGCGGCATTAGCGCTGGTTACGAAAAAATCGCCATTGGTGCTGAAAGCGGAATGTTATACCTGCTTGATCAAGCAACAGGTGAACTGATTTGGAAAGTACAAGCCGATGGTGAAATTCTATCTAGCCCACTACTGAGTGATAACAAAGTTATCGCCGCAATGGGCAATGGTAAAATCAAAGCCTTTGATATTGCCGATGGCAAAGAAGTATGGACTTATCAGCAAGACGTACCTGCCTTAACATTACGTGGTATTTCTGGTTTAACTGAAAGCCAAGGCGCAGCATTTTTCGGTTTGCCAAACGGTAAAATCGGCGGTGTGTTAGTTAATGACGGTCGCGCTATTTGGGAAGCCATTGTGACGCCTCAATCTGGCGGCAATGAGTTAGCGAGCATTATCGACGTTGATTCAACGCCAATCGCTTTAGGTGAAACGATTTTCGCCGTCGGTTACAACGGTAACCTAGCCGCCATTGAAATTCGCACTGGTAAAGTATTGTGGAAGCGTGATTACTCGGCGTTTAAATCAATGACCCTAAGTGGTTTTAACCTTTACCTAACGACCGCAGCGGGTCACGTCGTGGCTATTGATCGTCGTTCTGGTTTAGAAAAATGGTCACAACTTGGCCTAGAAAATCGCGGTTTAACAGCGCCAGTTATTTTTGATGACTATGTTGCTGTGGTAGATTTTGAAGGTGTATTACACCTAATGTCGAGTGAGACAGGTGAGTTTGTTGGCCAATTAGAAATTGATGACGATGGTCACATTGCTAAGCCAATTGTCGACGGCAACTTGCTGTATCTACAATCTAAAGATGGCTTATTGTCAGCTATTTCTATAAAATAG
- a CDS encoding tetratricopeptide repeat protein has translation MEIYSTEEQQEEAIKRFLKDNGTVLVIGAVVGLGGIYGYNQYQANQIQTIADNSMAYSEIATSDDVAASAEAYAKSHSDTQYSQLAQLLAVKSLVDSEKFDEATKLLKDVIASDVDSSVKSIAIMRLARIENAQQQYAQALSTLAQLKDSAFDVQKNELMGDIELAQGNVDKARTAYQAAEKAAGDQVSNDLQMKLNDLTPAA, from the coding sequence ATGGAAATTTACAGCACAGAAGAACAACAAGAAGAAGCGATCAAACGATTTCTCAAAGATAACGGTACGGTATTAGTGATTGGTGCTGTTGTTGGTTTAGGTGGCATTTACGGTTACAACCAATACCAAGCCAACCAAATTCAAACTATCGCTGATAACTCTATGGCGTATTCTGAAATCGCTACATCAGACGATGTTGCTGCTTCTGCCGAGGCCTATGCAAAATCTCACAGTGATACACAATACAGCCAATTGGCGCAGCTATTAGCGGTTAAATCGCTAGTGGATAGTGAGAAATTTGATGAAGCAACTAAGCTGCTAAAAGACGTTATTGCTAGCGACGTAGATAGCTCAGTAAAATCAATTGCAATCATGCGTTTAGCGCGCATTGAGAACGCTCAGCAACAATACGCACAAGCGTTAAGCACACTGGCTCAGTTAAAAGATAGCGCGTTTGACGTACAAAAGAACGAACTAATGGGCGATATTGAATTAGCTCAAGGTAATGTTGATAAAGCACGCACTGCCTATCAAGCTGCTGAAAAAGCTGCCGGCGATCAAGTGAGCAACGATTTACAAATGAAATTAAACGACTTAACGCCAGCGGCTTAA